The DNA sequence GCAACCTGGCGCTGCCCAGCGAGAAATCCACTCTCCTTACCCGCCAATGGCTCGGAAAGAGCTTCGAAGAAGCGCTTCTCGGCACCAGCAGCGATGCTGTGGCCACCGATCCCCTCAACCGCTACGTTGCCGGACTTCCGGCCGGAATACTCGCCCATGCCCTCGGGCTGGGCGGCGGCAGTTTCACCCTCGACGCCGCCTGCGCTTCCTCACTCTATGCCGTAAAACTCGCCATGGACGAACTCCTGGAAGGCCGTTGCGATGCCATGCTCACCGGCGGTCTCTCCCGTCCCGACCCGCTCTATACCCAGATGGGGTTTTCTCAGCTTCGGGCGCTTTCCAAAAAGGGGATATGCGCCCCCTTCGATGCAACCGGCGACGGTCTGGTCGTGGGCGAAGGGGCCGGGATCTTCCTGCTCAAGCGGACCGAGGATGCCGTTGCCCATGGCGACAGGATCTACGGGGTAATCCGCGCCGTGGGCGTGGCAAACGATGTTGGCGGCAGCCTGCTGGCCCCAATGTCCGAAGGTCAGCTCAGGGCGATGCGTGCCGCCTATGCCAAGGCCGGCTGGTCGCCGTCCGATGTGGACCTGATTGAGTGTCACGCCACCGGTACCCCGGTCGGTGACGCCACCGAGGTAGCAAGCCTCCGGGAATTATGGAGCGAGAGCGCTGCTGAGCCTGGCCGGTGCGTCATCGGTTCCGTAAAATCCAATATCGGCCACCTCCTGACCGCGGCTGGTGCCGCAGCGCTCACCAAGGTGCTGCTCTCGATGCAGCAGGAGACGCTCCCGCCTACCGCCGGCTTTAACGCCCCGCAACCCGGCATGGAGCTGGACAACTCCCCGTTCACGGTTCTGAAAGAGCAAGCGGCCTGGAACCGCAGGAGAGAGGGGGTTCCCAGGCGAGCGGCGGTGAGCGCCTTCGGTTTCGGCGGGATCAACGCCCACCTCCTGGTGGAGGAATGGCTGCCGGAAACCGAAATTCAGACAAACCAGACAACGAACAGCGATAACCGGCCACTTATTGCGGTAGTCGGCATGGATGCCCGGTTCGGCCCCTGGTCGTCTCTCAGGTCCTATCAGGAGCGGGTTCTTGGCCATGACAGCTCGATGCAGCCGACCCCGCCGACCAACTGGTGGGGTGCCCAGAACAACCAATGGTTCAAGAATGAGGGGCTGGAGTCCACCCCTTTTGCCGGGTTCTTCCTGGGTGATGTCCAGGTGCCGACTGAAAAGTTCCGGATTCCGCCGAGGGAGATGGAGGAAATGCTCCCGCAGCAGCTGGTGATGCTGCAGTCTGCCGCCGCTGCCATGGAGGACGCCGGACTCGACCGCGACGATAACCTCAACAGTTCCGTTCTGATCGGCATTGCCCTTGACCTGAACAGCACCAACTTCAGCTACCGCTGGTCCCTGGCCGAACGGGCCAAAGGTTGGGCTGTCAAGGCCGGTAGCGAAATCTCTGCCGGTGACATGGCAGAATGGACCAAGAGCCTGCGCGATGCCGCCGGTCCTGCGCTGACCGCTAACCGGACCATGGGCGCCCTTGGCAGCGTTGTTGCCAGCCGGATCGCCAGGGAGTTCCGGGTCGGCGGACCCAGTTTCACCATCTCCAGCGAGGAGAACTCCGGAATCAAGGCCCTGGAGACTGCGGTCAGGCTGTTGCAAAAGGGAGAAACCGACCGTGCTCTGGTGGGTGCCGTTGACATGGCTGGTGATATCCGTGCCGTACTGGGTCACCACGCAGTCAGGCCGCTCTCCCGTTCGGGTCGGGGCGTTCCGTTTGATGCCCAGGCAGACGGCAGCCTGATCGGCGAAGGCGCAGCCGCAGTAGTTTTGAAGAGACTGGAAGATGCCGAGAGGGATGGCGACAGAATTTATGCGGTAATCCGTGGCATCGGTTCCAGCAGCGGCACCACGCTGTTGCCCGGCAGCGACGCTTACTGCCGCGCAGTAGAGATGGCCTATCGGGATGCCGGTGCCGGCTCATCCGTGGATTACCTGGAGGCTGCTGCCAGCGGCCACCCGGCAGAGGACCGGATGGAGGCCAAGGCCCTGGCCGCCCTGTTTGCCAAAACAAAGGGAACAACGCCCCGCAGATGCTCAATATCATCGGTCAAGGGTGATATCGGCCATTGCGGCGCGGCATCCGGCCTGGCGTCATTCGTCAGGGGCTGCCTGGCGCTCTATCAGGAGATCATCCCCGGATGCCGTGGAATAGAAGCGCCTGCCGCGGAACTCTCAGCCATCCAGCAACTTACCCTTCCAGACTCCCCGCGATACTGGCTGCGCAACAGGGCCGATGGCCCGCGTCGAGCGGGGATATCTTCTTTCAGCATTGACGGCAGCTGCAGCCATCTGATCCTGGAGGGGTGGGAAAGGCTTCCAACACAGGCAGAACAGGAGCGGATCGCCCCTACCGGCAGGCTGAACGAATACCTGTTTGCGGTTGCCGGCGAAAACGGTTCAGAGCTGCATCAGGAATTAGAGCTGCTCAAAAAACGGTGCAGCGCTGCCGCTGACCTGGAGCTACCCTCCCTGGCCCGGCAATGTTATGAGCGGCTGACAGCAAAAGGCGACCAACCACGCGCCGTTGCCCTTGTCGCCAGGACGGTAGAGGAGTTGAACGCACTGGTCGATCTCGGCATCGAGTCGGTGTTATCCGGTAAAGAAGCGCCCATAACCCATCCAGCACTGCGCGACCGGCTGTTCTATTCGACCAGGCCGCTCGGCAGGGACAGCAAAATAGCCTTTGTCTTCCCCGGCTCCGGCAACCACTTCCCCGCGATGGGTCTGGAACTCTCCTCCCGCTGGCCGGCTATCTATCGCCGCCAGGACAGCGAGAACCAGCGCCTGCGCGACCAGTTCCGGCCCGAACTGTTCTGGAGCGGCGCACCGTTAGATGAACTCAATAACGACCATAAGGCGGTCATCTTCGGTCAGGTGGCCACTGGTTGCGCCGTGAGCGACATTGTCCGGAGTTTCGGCGTAGAGCCACAGTCGGTGATCGGCTACAGCCTGGGAGAATCGGCCGGGCTGTTCGCCCTCCGCGCCTGGAAGGATCGGGACCTGATGTTCTCCCGGATGAACGCCTCCACCCTGTTCACCAGGGATCTTGCCGGAGAGTGCCGGGCAGCCAGGAAGGCCTGGGGACTCCCTGATGGCAAGGAGGTCGCCTGGAGCATCGGCGTGGTTGAGGCGACGGCCCGTGAGGTGCGCCATGCCCTGCGGACCACGGCCCATGTCTACCTGTTGATCGTCAACACCCCGGACGAGTGCGTCATCGGCGGCGATGCCAAGGGCGTCAAGCGGATGGTCGCTATGCTCGGCTGCCGCTTTCACCCCCTGGCCGGAGTCACCACGGTCCACTGCGAGGTGGCAAAGGAAGTTGCGGAGCCGTATCACGACCTGCATCTCTTCAACACCAAGGCTCCTGCCAATATCACCTTCTACAGCGGCGCCAGGGGCCGTTCCTACGACGTGACCCGCGACAGCGCGGCCGACGCCATCCTGGCCCAGGCGGTCGAAGGGATCGATTTCCCGGCAGTGGTCAACTCGGCCTATGATGCCGGAGTGCGGCTGTTCCTGGAGATGGGGCCGGGCAGTTCCTGCAGCAGGATGATCTACCGAATCCTGGAGGGGCGCCCCCATCTGGCTCGTTCAGCCTGTTACCAGGGTCAGGACGCGGCATCGCTTGTAGTCCGGATGCTGGCCAATCTGGTTAGCGAGCGAGTGGCGCTTGATCTGGCCCCGCTTTTTCAAGAACCAGCGATCCGTACAGCATCAACGTCGACCGGCTCTGTTGTGCAGCTTGTCATCGGCGGCAAACCGTTTAGCCCGCCCAAACAACCTCAAGGCAAACCAGCGCCTGCTGTCCGGCAACCGGTGGCTGCTAAGCCGACACTATCGGTTGCGCCGCAAGAGCCTCCTCGGATTCCGGCATCACAAGTCGCTGAACCGACCCACGATCCGCTACTCCGCGAGCTGGCAGCGTCCCAGGAAGCGCAGATCAAGGCACACGAGGCCTTTCTCCGGTTGAGCGACTCCCTTGCCAAATCCATGGCCGATGCCATTGCCTTGCAGATGTCCCTGCAGGACGAACCTGGTGGTGAGCTCCCCATGGAAGCCCCGGCAATGCCGGCAGTTGCCCCTGCCCCGCTGTCAACACCGGCAAAAAAAGCAGTATTTGACCGGGAGCTCTGCCTGGAATTTGCCCGCGGGTCCGTTGCCAAGATGCTCGGCCCTTCTTTCAGCGAGGCCGACACCTTCCCGACCCGGGTCCGGCTCCCGGACGAGCCGCTGATGCTGGTGGACCGGATCGTTACCCTTGAAGGGGAAGCCAGATCCATGACCAACGGCCGAGTGGTCACCGAACACGACATCCACCCAGGCGCCTGGTACCTGGATGGCGGCCGGATACCGACCTGCATCGCCGTGGAAGCAGGTCAGGCCGACCTGTTCCTTTCCGGCTATCTCGGCATCGATTTCATCACCCGCGGCCTGGCGGTCTACCGGCTGCTGGACGCGGTGGTCACCTTTCACCGCGGGCTGCCGGGACCGGGCGACACCATCCATTACGACATCCGGATCGAGCGGTTCTTCCGCCAGGGGGACACCTGGCTGTTCCGTTTCCGGTTCGACGCCACGGTCAACAACGAACCGCTGCTCACCATGCGCGACGGTTGTGCCGGTTTCTTCTCCGAGGAAGAGCTGGCAGCCGGCAAGGGGATCGTCCGCCCGGCCCTTGACCTCCGCCCCACATCCGGCATCCGCCCTGCGGACTGGCAGGAGCTGGTGCCGATGGCACGGGAGAGCTACAGCGCCGGGCAGCTGGACCGTCTCCGGCAGGGGGACCTGGCAGGCTGCTTCGGTGACCGGTTCGCCGGACTCGCCATTTCCGACCCCCTGACCATACCGGGCAACCTGATGCGGCTGGTGCACCGGGTGAACGAGATTGACCCGACCGGCGGCAGGTACGGCCTGGGGATCATCCGCGCTGAAGCTGATATCAAGCCGGACGACTGGTTCCTCACCTGCCATTTCGTCGATGACCGGGTCATGCCCGGCACCCTGATGTACGAATGCTGCATGCACACCCTCCGGATCTTCCTACTCAGGATGGGCTGGGTGGCAGAGGCAGAACGCTCCGTGTGGGAGCCGGTTCCGGGCATCGCCAGCGGGCTCCGCTGCCGCGGCCAGGTACTGGAAACAACCAAAGTGGCCGGGTACGAGGTCAGCATCCGCGAGCTCGGCTATGGTCCGGAGCCGTACGCCATCTGCGATGCCCTGATGTATGCCGATGGCCGCCCGATCGTCGAGATCACCAACATGTCGGTCCGGCTCACCGGCACCACTCAAGAGCAGTTGGCGGCATTGTGGAGCGCACCTGCTGCAGATATCACAAAGCCTGCCATCTACACCAAGGAACAGATCCTTGCCTACAGCAACGGCAAACCGTCGCTAGGGTTCGGCGAGCCGTACCGGATCTTCGACTCCGGCCGGAAGATCGCCCGGCTCCCTGGCCCACCGTTCCAGTTCATGGACCGGATAACCGGGCTGGCCGGGGAACCATGGCAGATGACCGCCGGTGCCATGGCCGAAGCCCAATACGATCTGCCAGCTGATGCCTGGTTTTTTACTGCAGAGCGGCAACCGGCCATGCCGTTCGCCGTGCTGCTTGAGGCAGCGCTCCAGCCCTGCGGCTGGCTGGCCGCCTATGTCGGCTCGGCCCTCACTTCGCCGGTAGATCTGTCCTTCCGCAATCTGGGAGGGAGCGCCATCCAGCACCGGCCGGTGACGCCTGACAGTGGCACCCTCACTGCGGTTGCCACCATGAAGAAGGTTGCCACCAGTGGCGGCATGATCATCCAGGAATTCGATTTCAGTGTGGCCGACCGCAGCGGGCTCGTCTACAACGGCGAGACCATGTTCGGTTTCTTCTCCAGAGAGGCGCTGGCCAACCAGGTCGGCATCCGCGACGCCAATCCGTATCAGCCCACTGCTGCCGAGCTTGATCGAGGCAGTTCTCTCCCCTACCCTGAACAGCCGCCGTTCCCGGAAAAAACTTTGCGGATGATCGACCGGATCGAGCTGTTCGTCCCTGACGGTGGACCGGCAGGGCTTGGCTACATCCGCGGCATCAAAGATGTCGATCCTGACGAATGGTTCTTCAAGGCCCACTTTTTCGAAGACCCGGTGACCCCCGGCTCGCTCGGCCTCGAATCGTTCCTGCAACTGCTCAAATATGCTGCCCATGAACGTTTCGGCATGCCGAAAGCCGCTGTCATCGCCCTTGGCGCAAGGCACCGCTGGCTGTACCGCGGCCAGATCGTTCCAAGCAACAGCCGCGTTACTGTGGAGGCCTGGATCACCGCAACCGATGAGCAGGCACGCACCCTGACCGCCGACGGGTTCCTGTCGGTCGATGGCAAAATGATCTACCAGATGAACCAGTTCACTGTAGTTGTGGAGTAGAAACGGATGAAGTATTCCAAGGTTTTCATAGAGTCCCTCGGCTACGAACTCGGGCCGGTGGTGGTCACATCGTCGGAACTGGAAGCTCGGCTGGAGCCGCTTTACAAGGCACTCCGCTTCATTCCGGGCCAGTTGCAGGCACTTACCGGCATCCGCGAGCGGCGCTGGTGGGAACCGGGCTATCCGCTCTCCAAAGGGGCGATCGCTGCGGCCAAAAAGGCGCTTCATTCGAGCGGGGTTTCCCCAGCCGATATCGGCGCGCTGATCTACACCGGAGTCTGCCGGGAGCAGTTCGAGCCGGCCACTGCCTGCAAAGTGGCTGCCGGGCTCGATATAAAAGGAAACTGCGCCATCTTCGATATCTCCAACGCCTGCCTCGGGGTGCTGAACGGCATCCTGGAGGTGGCCAACCGGATTGAACTCGGCCAGATCAGGGCCGGGCTGGTGGTATCCTGCGAAAGCGCCCGTGAGATCAACGACATCATGATCGCCGCCATGCTGGAGGAACGGAGCATGGAGCATTTTGCCGTATCCCTGGCAACCCTTACCGGTGGCTCCGGTGCTGTGGCGGTGCTGCTTAGCGACGGTTCGTTTTCGGGTGCGGAAAAGCGGAGGCTGGTCGGCGGGGTTACCCAGGCAGCCCCGGAACACCACGATCTATGCCTCTGGGGGGTGACCCCTGATGGCCGGGGCGGCTACAGCCAGTCGATGCGCACCGACGCGGTGAGTGTCATGAATTTCGGGGTGGAACTGGGCCGCAGGACCTGGGCCGCGCTGCTCCACGAGCTGAAATGGCAGACCGCCGAAGTGGACCGGATCATCTGCCACCAGGTCGGTTCGGCCCACCAGAGCGCCATCCTCAAGACCCTGGGAATACCTGATGACCGGGACTTCACCACCTTTGAATACCTGGGGAACATGGGGACCGTGTCGCTGCCGCTGACCATGGCAGTAGCCGAGGAGCGCGACATGCTGGAACCGAGGCAGAAAGTCGCCCTGCTGGGGATCGGCAGCGGCTTGAACTGTTTAATGTTAGGAGTCCAGTGGTGACAACCGCTTTCAAAGCCGAATACCCCTTTACCAGCAACTACCTCGACCTCGACGGCCTCCGCTACCACTACCTCGACGAGGGGAACGGGCCGCCGGTGGTCATGGTCCATGGCAACCCGTCCTGGTCGTTCTACTACCGCAACCTGGTGCTGGCGCTCCGGGGCAGCCGGCGCTGTATCGTGCCGGACCATATCGGCTGCGGCCTCTCGGACAAGCCTGGTGACGACCGTTACGACTACACCCTCTCCCGCCGGGTGAACGATCTCAACCGCTTGATCGACCATCTCGACCTGCAGGAGAAGATCACCCTGGTGGTGCATGACTGGGGCGGAATGATCGCCATGGCCTGGGCAATTCTCCACCCGGAGCGGATCGAGCGGATCGTGGTGCTGAATACCGGCGCCTTCCACCTCCCGGAAGAGAAACCGTTTCCTCTGGGGTTGCGCATCTGCCGCGATACCGTTATCGGCACCCTGCTGGTGCGCGGCTGCAACGCCTTTGCCAGGGGCGCGGCCAGGGTCGGCTGCAAACGGAACCCGATGACTCCGGAACTGCAGCGTCTCTACTGCCTCCCCTACGACTCATGGCAGAACCGGATCGCCACTCTCCGCTTCGTGCAGGATATCCCGCTGACACCCGGAGACAAGGGATATGACATCGTCTCTGCCGTGTCTGAAGGTATTGCCCAATTCCAAGAGCTGCCGATGCTGATCGTCTGGGGCGAGCTGGATTTCGTTTTCGACCGCCATTTCCTGGCTGAGTGGCAGCAACGCTTCCCCAATGCCGAGGTCCACTCCTACCCCGACTGCGGCCACTACATCCTCGAAGACGCCAAGGACGAGGTCGTGCCGTTGATTGCTGAATTCATCCAGAGATCCGCCTGAAGCTGCTGAACTCACCTGTCTGATCGCCGAGCTGGTTGATTCCATAGCCGACGGTGGCAGGCTATCGAAGTGCCTCCTCGACACTTTTGTAGAGACCGGGGATATCCCCTTTGCAGATATAGCCCTGAACTCCATGATCTGTAGCCAAGGCTCTCAGTATCCCTTCATCGTTGGAAGAGTAGAAGAGTATTGGTATCCGCCGCTCCCTGCACCACGGCTTGATAAGAGTAACCAGGTTTTCACCGGAAAGAGCCGGCATGTTGACGTCAAGCAGCACCAGATCTGGTTGCACGCTCTTCACGTAGTTGGTTGCTCCGAATGACCCCTGATAAGTCACCACCTCAAGCGCTCCGCTCTCCAACAACGCTTTGCTGGTATAGAGATGAAGTTCTTCATCATCGATTATCAATACCTTTTTTTTATCCTGCATTGCTCTCCCCTTTATTTAATGGTGTCGCATCGGTGCGGAAACGATAAATCGGGTTCCCTTGCCCCGAGCGCTGGTAACTGTAATTTCTCCCCCAATGAGCCTGGTGAGGTTTCGGCTGATTGCCAACCCGAGTCCCGTCCCTACATGGGTTTTAACTGCTGGATCCTCGAGCTGGCCGAAAGGGGTAAAAAGCAAATGGAGGTCTTTCTGATCGATACCAATACCGGTATCGCTTACTTCAATTTCAAATTGTTCGTCGCTAACGGCGAGTGCAATGTCAATGGCCCCTTCGTCGGTAAATTTTGCCGCATTGCTGGTAAGATTCGTGATGATCTGTCGCAGTTTGATCGGATCGGACATGACGTTAACCGGACAGTCCGGTCCGTTGACAGTGACGATGACCGGCTTGTCCCCCACAAGGATACGGGTAGTCTCCGCAATCTCGCTCAAAAGCGGCATGACATCGATAGCCTGAAACGTCACCTCCATTTTCCCCGCTTCGATCTTGGACAGATCAAGGATGTTGGTTATGATCCCCCTCAGGTTGGTTGCAGTGGTCAGCATAAGCGAGAGACGCTCCCGTACCTGTTCGAGCGATCCCTTGCCGGCCGCAATCCTCAAGAGCTCGGCCAGCCCAACAATGGCGTTCACCGGAGAGCGGAGTTCATGGGTGACATTGGCAAGAAATTGGGTTTTGATTTGGTTGAGCCTTTCAAGTTCCTCAGCACGGGCCGTTGCAATCTCTTTAAGCAGTACACTTCTACTCAGGGCATTACCCTGCTGGGTCACCAACTGCTTGACCGACAGTATCCCCAGGTAGTAACCGTCACCGTCAGTTACAATGATCTCGTCGTAAATATCCTTCGGCTGGCGGGCAAATGCCTTCTCAATAACCATTTCAAGAGCCTCGTCCCGAAAAACCGTCAGCGGGACCGAGTCGGCTATGCCTATGATCGGATGTCGCGCATGGAGTTCGTAGCCGAACCTTTTTGAGAGGGTATAGAACAGCTTCATCCGTGTAATCAATCCAACCGGCCTGTTCCCATCAACCACTGCCATGGCATCCAAAAGAGGATTACTGGAAAACCAGTCGTACACGCTGCTCACAACAACCTGAGGCTGCACCTGATCACGACAGATGATCAAATCGCCGGCAACAGATGCCATGCTCTCAGCATCTACCATGCAATCCCCCTTGCCACTAACCACCTATGCGCATCTGAACTAAACATTTCACCTTACCGACCTTTACTGGCAGGATATTAGACAGTCATTGCAATCTGGTTAATGCCGTGTAACGATCAGGTGACAGCAGCTGCCCTCTGCAGCAAGCATTGTATAAATCGAGCCAACACCCATTTAATTTCAGCATGTTACATCTCTCATTAAGCCTTTCACCTTGACTTTTGAACTACCATGGGTTATTGTCACGAAACTTAATACACGCTTGGCCTGATACACGATAATACTAAACCATCCGCGAGGATGGGACGGAAAGCCTACAGGGTCTCACCGAGACAGCCGGGTCGCCGAAATATCCTTTGATATCTCGGCGACCCGGCTTTTTTTATGGTTTCACCATTCAACACCGGCCACAGATGCCGTACCTAAACAGATGATTACGGAGGATATATGACTAACATGAGTAAAAAGATCCAGGAGATGGCAGTTTTTATCGAATTTCTCGTCGGTTCGGGACTGGCGATCTTCTTCCACCTGGTGCTGCACAACGAGCAGGCCGCCTACCTGATCTTCGGCCTTGGTATCCTGCTGTCACTGTTCACCTACCTGGTGCGTCAGGATATCGAGACAACCAAGTCGCACCTGATCGACAAGTATCATGAGGCCCACGAGATCCCGTTTGCCCTGGCTCAGATCAGCGATGCCGAGTGCAAGGCAAAGGCAAGCGAGCTGATCGCCAGCACCCTGAAGAGCATCATGATCCTGCAGAACGGCTACATCCCGCTGGATGAGATCGAATTCTACCTTGAAGGGGCCAGACTCTCGGACCAGTCGGTAAGCCAGATCAAGGCGGTGGACCCGCTGACCTCGGGCTGGCTGAGCCGCGGGGCGCTGATTAATTTCTACCAGGCAAACCTGCGCGCCATCAACCGCGGGGTCACCGTCACCCGGATCTT is a window from the Geoanaerobacter pelophilus genome containing:
- a CDS encoding 3-oxoacyl-ACP synthase III, which gives rise to MKYSKVFIESLGYELGPVVVTSSELEARLEPLYKALRFIPGQLQALTGIRERRWWEPGYPLSKGAIAAAKKALHSSGVSPADIGALIYTGVCREQFEPATACKVAAGLDIKGNCAIFDISNACLGVLNGILEVANRIELGQIRAGLVVSCESAREINDIMIAAMLEERSMEHFAVSLATLTGGSGAVAVLLSDGSFSGAEKRRLVGGVTQAAPEHHDLCLWGVTPDGRGGYSQSMRTDAVSVMNFGVELGRRTWAALLHELKWQTAEVDRIICHQVGSAHQSAILKTLGIPDDRDFTTFEYLGNMGTVSLPLTMAVAEERDMLEPRQKVALLGIGSGLNCLMLGVQW
- a CDS encoding beta-ketoacyl synthase N-terminal-like domain-containing protein, whose translation is MKNARGSSVAIVGIGGIYPDAHDLGRFWDNISNARSAAREVPDGRWQIPVDVAYDPEVGKPDHVYSRRGCFINEIPPLADLSGLAIDTALLADLDPLFHLLLHAGKRAFDDAITEKLNRDRIGVIIGNLALPSEKSTLLTRQWLGKSFEEALLGTSSDAVATDPLNRYVAGLPAGILAHALGLGGGSFTLDAACASSLYAVKLAMDELLEGRCDAMLTGGLSRPDPLYTQMGFSQLRALSKKGICAPFDATGDGLVVGEGAGIFLLKRTEDAVAHGDRIYGVIRAVGVANDVGGSLLAPMSEGQLRAMRAAYAKAGWSPSDVDLIECHATGTPVGDATEVASLRELWSESAAEPGRCVIGSVKSNIGHLLTAAGAAALTKVLLSMQQETLPPTAGFNAPQPGMELDNSPFTVLKEQAAWNRRREGVPRRAAVSAFGFGGINAHLLVEEWLPETEIQTNQTTNSDNRPLIAVVGMDARFGPWSSLRSYQERVLGHDSSMQPTPPTNWWGAQNNQWFKNEGLESTPFAGFFLGDVQVPTEKFRIPPREMEEMLPQQLVMLQSAAAAMEDAGLDRDDNLNSSVLIGIALDLNSTNFSYRWSLAERAKGWAVKAGSEISAGDMAEWTKSLRDAAGPALTANRTMGALGSVVASRIAREFRVGGPSFTISSEENSGIKALETAVRLLQKGETDRALVGAVDMAGDIRAVLGHHAVRPLSRSGRGVPFDAQADGSLIGEGAAAVVLKRLEDAERDGDRIYAVIRGIGSSSGTTLLPGSDAYCRAVEMAYRDAGAGSSVDYLEAAASGHPAEDRMEAKALAALFAKTKGTTPRRCSISSVKGDIGHCGAASGLASFVRGCLALYQEIIPGCRGIEAPAAELSAIQQLTLPDSPRYWLRNRADGPRRAGISSFSIDGSCSHLILEGWERLPTQAEQERIAPTGRLNEYLFAVAGENGSELHQELELLKKRCSAAADLELPSLARQCYERLTAKGDQPRAVALVARTVEELNALVDLGIESVLSGKEAPITHPALRDRLFYSTRPLGRDSKIAFVFPGSGNHFPAMGLELSSRWPAIYRRQDSENQRLRDQFRPELFWSGAPLDELNNDHKAVIFGQVATGCAVSDIVRSFGVEPQSVIGYSLGESAGLFALRAWKDRDLMFSRMNASTLFTRDLAGECRAARKAWGLPDGKEVAWSIGVVEATAREVRHALRTTAHVYLLIVNTPDECVIGGDAKGVKRMVAMLGCRFHPLAGVTTVHCEVAKEVAEPYHDLHLFNTKAPANITFYSGARGRSYDVTRDSAADAILAQAVEGIDFPAVVNSAYDAGVRLFLEMGPGSSCSRMIYRILEGRPHLARSACYQGQDAASLVVRMLANLVSERVALDLAPLFQEPAIRTASTSTGSVVQLVIGGKPFSPPKQPQGKPAPAVRQPVAAKPTLSVAPQEPPRIPASQVAEPTHDPLLRELAASQEAQIKAHEAFLRLSDSLAKSMADAIALQMSLQDEPGGELPMEAPAMPAVAPAPLSTPAKKAVFDRELCLEFARGSVAKMLGPSFSEADTFPTRVRLPDEPLMLVDRIVTLEGEARSMTNGRVVTEHDIHPGAWYLDGGRIPTCIAVEAGQADLFLSGYLGIDFITRGLAVYRLLDAVVTFHRGLPGPGDTIHYDIRIERFFRQGDTWLFRFRFDATVNNEPLLTMRDGCAGFFSEEELAAGKGIVRPALDLRPTSGIRPADWQELVPMARESYSAGQLDRLRQGDLAGCFGDRFAGLAISDPLTIPGNLMRLVHRVNEIDPTGGRYGLGIIRAEADIKPDDWFLTCHFVDDRVMPGTLMYECCMHTLRIFLLRMGWVAEAERSVWEPVPGIASGLRCRGQVLETTKVAGYEVSIRELGYGPEPYAICDALMYADGRPIVEITNMSVRLTGTTQEQLAALWSAPAADITKPAIYTKEQILAYSNGKPSLGFGEPYRIFDSGRKIARLPGPPFQFMDRITGLAGEPWQMTAGAMAEAQYDLPADAWFFTAERQPAMPFAVLLEAALQPCGWLAAYVGSALTSPVDLSFRNLGGSAIQHRPVTPDSGTLTAVATMKKVATSGGMIIQEFDFSVADRSGLVYNGETMFGFFSREALANQVGIRDANPYQPTAAELDRGSSLPYPEQPPFPEKTLRMIDRIELFVPDGGPAGLGYIRGIKDVDPDEWFFKAHFFEDPVTPGSLGLESFLQLLKYAAHERFGMPKAAVIALGARHRWLYRGQIVPSNSRVTVEAWITATDEQARTLTADGFLSVDGKMIYQMNQFTVVVE
- a CDS encoding alpha/beta fold hydrolase, encoding MTTAFKAEYPFTSNYLDLDGLRYHYLDEGNGPPVVMVHGNPSWSFYYRNLVLALRGSRRCIVPDHIGCGLSDKPGDDRYDYTLSRRVNDLNRLIDHLDLQEKITLVVHDWGGMIAMAWAILHPERIERIVVLNTGAFHLPEEKPFPLGLRICRDTVIGTLLVRGCNAFARGAARVGCKRNPMTPELQRLYCLPYDSWQNRIATLRFVQDIPLTPGDKGYDIVSAVSEGIAQFQELPMLIVWGELDFVFDRHFLAEWQQRFPNAEVHSYPDCGHYILEDAKDEVVPLIAEFIQRSA
- a CDS encoding response regulator, with protein sequence MQDKKKVLIIDDEELHLYTSKALLESGALEVVTYQGSFGATNYVKSVQPDLVLLDVNMPALSGENLVTLIKPWCRERRIPILFYSSNDEGILRALATDHGVQGYICKGDIPGLYKSVEEALR
- a CDS encoding sensor histidine kinase → MVDAESMASVAGDLIICRDQVQPQVVVSSVYDWFSSNPLLDAMAVVDGNRPVGLITRMKLFYTLSKRFGYELHARHPIIGIADSVPLTVFRDEALEMVIEKAFARQPKDIYDEIIVTDGDGYYLGILSVKQLVTQQGNALSRSVLLKEIATARAEELERLNQIKTQFLANVTHELRSPVNAIVGLAELLRIAAGKGSLEQVRERLSLMLTTATNLRGIITNILDLSKIEAGKMEVTFQAIDVMPLLSEIAETTRILVGDKPVIVTVNGPDCPVNVMSDPIKLRQIITNLTSNAAKFTDEGAIDIALAVSDEQFEIEVSDTGIGIDQKDLHLLFTPFGQLEDPAVKTHVGTGLGLAISRNLTRLIGGEITVTSARGKGTRFIVSAPMRHH